Proteins found in one Labeo rohita strain BAU-BD-2019 chromosome 11, IGBB_LRoh.1.0, whole genome shotgun sequence genomic segment:
- the LOC127173238 gene encoding EEF1A lysine methyltransferase 3 codes for MIGDIFPAEDGLFEETFSTDNTYRVHGLNITIHQDYSANLGVAASVWDSALHLCQFFESMSLDLSGMRIIELGGGTGLVGIVAARLGAHVTITDLPFAISQIEMNIAVNTPLSGWPSDAPTVSALSWGLDHSRFSSSWDFVLGADIVYLPETFPLLLDTLVHLCRDGAVVYLASTMRREHGAQDFYDSVLPQMFNVELVQRDPENNVNIYKATLR; via the exons ATGATCGGAGACATTTTTCCAGCAGAAGATGGTTTATTTGAGGAAACGTTCAGCACAGACAACACATACAGAGTTCACGGACTGAACATCACGATTCATCAGGATTACAGCGCGAACCTTGGCGTCGCTGCGTCAGTCTGGGACTCC GCTCTGCATTTATGTCAGTTCTTTGAGAGTATGTCTCTCGATCTCAGTGGGATGCGGATCATAGAGTTGGGCGGAGGAACAGGTCTTGTTGGCATAGTGGCTGCAAGATTAG GAGCCCATGTGACCATCACAGACTTACCTTTTGCCATTTCCCAGATAGAGATGAATATTGCAGTAAATACCCCTCTCTCAGGATGGCCCTCAGACGCCCCCACTGTATCGGCGCTGTCATGGGGCCTCGACCACAGCCGATTCTCCTCCAGCTGGGACTTTGTGCTGGGTGCTGATATCGTCTACCTGCCTGAAACCTTCCCTCTTCTTTTGGACACATTGGTTCATTTGTGCAGGGATGGTGCTGTTGTCTACCTGGCATCAACGATGCGCAGAGAGCATGGCGCTCAGGACTTCTACGACTCTGTGTTACCACAGATGTTCAATGTGGAGCTTGTGCAAAGAGATCCTGAGAACAATGTCAATATTTATAAGGCCACTTTGAGATGA